In one Marinitoga sp. 1197 genomic region, the following are encoded:
- a CDS encoding ABC transporter permease has protein sequence MKKILKLAYFHFKNDMREFDSFFWSFIFPLILFFILVSIFGSMKNTENIDLSSLKVGVVYEKELSGFSKIIIEKTFNNVPFEKEIYENVDAAIKKLKNKELNAVLYFPAKFSLDFNTSLMGLKKKESNIDIYYVKGRSDSNITKDILKTFFEYVNIEILKRINETSAKKIKEININKVSITTLKNEFSYKDFVFPGILVLSIMSVGFFNIPFNILFAREKGINKRFLIIPINGFSYFFSLIISSFLMVVISSVFVIIEAIIMKVSTKFFSFEFLIFYIFSIIIIFSLGLMFITISKKLSTAMALINIIFQVSMFLGGLYFPVFNVSWTIKWFVYINPITYLVEGMRRIVGFNLAPFQNHWVYIIPMIWGIFSIVTFSVNYKRVMGYE, from the coding sequence ATGAAAAAGATATTAAAACTTGCATATTTCCACTTTAAAAATGATATGAGAGAATTTGATTCTTTTTTCTGGTCTTTTATTTTTCCACTTATTTTATTTTTTATATTGGTTTCAATTTTTGGAAGTATGAAAAATACTGAAAATATAGATTTATCAAGTTTAAAGGTTGGAGTAGTTTATGAAAAAGAATTATCCGGATTTTCAAAAATAATAATAGAAAAAACATTTAATAATGTTCCATTTGAAAAAGAAATATATGAAAATGTGGATGCTGCAATTAAAAAATTGAAAAATAAAGAATTAAATGCTGTATTATATTTCCCAGCTAAATTTTCTTTAGATTTTAATACTTCATTAATGGGGTTAAAAAAGAAAGAATCCAATATTGATATATATTATGTGAAAGGGAGAAGTGATTCAAATATCACAAAAGACATATTAAAAACATTTTTTGAATATGTGAATATTGAAATATTAAAAAGAATCAATGAAACGAGTGCAAAAAAAATAAAGGAGATAAATATTAATAAAGTATCAATAACAACGTTAAAAAACGAGTTTTCCTATAAAGATTTTGTTTTTCCTGGAATATTGGTTTTATCAATTATGTCAGTGGGTTTTTTTAATATTCCTTTTAATATTTTATTTGCTCGTGAAAAAGGAATAAACAAAAGATTTTTAATCATTCCAATAAATGGGTTTTCTTATTTTTTTTCTTTGATTATAAGTAGTTTTTTAATGGTAGTAATATCAAGTGTATTTGTTATAATTGAAGCTATTATAATGAAAGTTTCAACTAAATTTTTTTCATTTGAGTTTTTAATATTTTATATATTTTCTATAATAATAATTTTCTCCCTTGGATTAATGTTTATAACTATATCGAAGAAATTATCAACAGCAATGGCATTGATAAATATAATATTTCAAGTTTCCATGTTTTTAGGAGGATTATATTTTCCAGTTTTTAATGTTTCGTGGACGATTAAATGGTTTGTGTATATTAATCCAATAACTTATTTAGTTGAAGGAATGCGAAGAATAGTGGGATTTAATTTAGCGCCTTTTCAAAATCATTGGGTTTATATAATACCAATGATTTGGGGGATATTTTCTATAGTAACATTTTCTGTAAATTATAAAAGGGTGATGGGATATGAATAA
- a CDS encoding thioredoxin family protein — MKAYYFANKTCRTCKGLWPKVEGLMDEYNVELEYVDVEEKPEISGQMLVFSVPTLVFVDEDNRELNRFYRNFGMQEVRNFIERYISIMNS; from the coding sequence GTGAAAGCTTACTATTTTGCAAACAAAACATGTAGAACATGTAAAGGACTATGGCCAAAGGTTGAAGGATTAATGGATGAATATAATGTAGAACTTGAATATGTCGATGTTGAAGAAAAACCTGAAATTTCTGGTCAGATGTTAGTGTTTTCAGTTCCAACATTGGTTTTTGTTGATGAAGATAACAGAGAATTAAATAGATTTTACAGAAATTTCGGAATGCAAGAAGTTAGAAATTTTATCGAAAGGTATATATCAATAATGAATTCTTAA
- a CDS encoding PspC domain-containing protein, with amino-acid sequence MEKEIYRSRKDRFVGGVCGGIANYFNISSTLVRLLYFGLILADGIGIILYIIAWIIIPEEPINKTVEKEDKNSEQNNFYKKHSERNNFFIGLFFITIGIIFVIKNFFPDLISLSLFFGIIFLIFGLYLLMKRGR; translated from the coding sequence ATGGAAAAAGAGATATATCGTTCAAGGAAGGATAGATTTGTTGGAGGGGTTTGTGGAGGTATAGCAAATTATTTTAATATTAGTTCTACACTTGTTAGATTATTATATTTTGGATTAATTTTGGCAGATGGCATAGGCATAATATTATATATAATAGCCTGGATAATTATTCCTGAAGAACCGATAAATAAAACAGTAGAAAAAGAAGATAAAAATTCTGAACAAAATAATTTTTATAAAAAACATAGTGAAAGAAATAATTTTTTTATTGGTCTATTTTTCATAACAATTGGAATTATTTTTGTAATAAAAAATTTTTTTCCTGATTTAATATCTTTAAGTTTATTTTTTGGAATTATCTTTTTGATCTTTGGGTTATATTTATTGATGAAAAGGGGGAGATAA
- a CDS encoding DUF47 domain-containing protein translates to MFQKFSPIEELIKHARIVEEASDYLPELFERYLNNKPIDDIVNKIDKLEDDADDIKRNFRQYLKRGHLYRFERSELLNFIDLQDKIIDLIEDVAKKMTFNRIEFDEEHKKMIYSVVDEIEKMLDHFKKTVKYINVILESDFSKSTISSEEKDISEMKWFEKDIDNRLFEFGKWLYSQKNNIHPIDFLYIRELILLLARIADVTQNVCDRVHILINE, encoded by the coding sequence ATGTTTCAAAAATTTAGTCCCATAGAAGAACTTATAAAACATGCTCGTATAGTTGAAGAAGCATCTGATTATTTACCAGAATTATTCGAAAGATATCTAAACAACAAACCTATTGATGATATAGTAAACAAAATTGATAAATTAGAAGATGACGCAGATGATATAAAAAGAAACTTTCGACAATATTTAAAAAGAGGACACTTATACAGATTTGAAAGATCTGAATTATTGAATTTCATTGACTTACAAGATAAAATAATAGATTTGATAGAAGATGTCGCAAAAAAAATGACTTTTAATAGAATAGAGTTTGATGAAGAACATAAAAAAATGATATATTCTGTAGTTGATGAAATTGAAAAAATGTTAGATCATTTCAAAAAAACTGTAAAATATATAAATGTAATACTCGAATCAGACTTTTCAAAATCAACCATTTCTTCTGAAGAAAAAGATATTTCAGAAATGAAATGGTTTGAAAAAGATATAGATAATAGACTGTTTGAGTTTGGAAAATGGCTTTATTCACAAAAAAATAATATACACCCTATTGATTTCTTATATATTAGAGAATTAATTTTATTACTTGCAAGAATAGCAGACGTAACCCAAAACGTATGTGATAGAGTACATATTCTAATAAATGAATAA
- a CDS encoding ABC transporter ATP-binding protein, producing the protein MNNVIEIRNLKKYYGKVKAVDDISFVVRKGEIFAFLGPNGAGKTTTLEIIEGLRKKDSGEIIFFEKYTSPQDFYIKEQIGVQLQNNAFFDNLTVYETLKMFGGLYKKSIEPIELINKMSLNEKKNAKVKELSGGQKQRLAIAVALVNDPEIVFLDEPTTGLDPQSRRNIWDIVLELKHQGKTIVLTTHYMEEAEYLADSVQIIDHGKIIAKGTVDKLIKLLNKESVIVFKSSNNKIFEEKFNGVIFDEKVEIKTDNVEDTLFNIMSFSKDKDIYLDDIVIRKPNLEDVFLNLTGRTLRE; encoded by the coding sequence ATGAATAATGTAATAGAAATAAGGAATTTAAAGAAGTATTATGGTAAAGTTAAAGCCGTTGATGATATTTCTTTTGTTGTAAGAAAAGGTGAAATTTTTGCATTTTTAGGGCCAAATGGTGCAGGTAAAACAACTACACTTGAGATAATAGAAGGATTAAGAAAAAAAGATTCAGGAGAAATAATTTTTTTTGAAAAATACACATCTCCTCAGGATTTTTATATTAAAGAACAAATAGGGGTTCAGTTGCAGAACAATGCTTTTTTTGATAATCTAACAGTGTATGAGACTTTGAAAATGTTTGGCGGCTTATATAAAAAATCAATTGAACCTATTGAATTAATTAATAAAATGTCCCTAAATGAAAAAAAGAATGCTAAAGTAAAAGAATTATCTGGAGGTCAAAAACAAAGGTTGGCAATTGCTGTAGCATTAGTGAATGATCCTGAAATCGTGTTTTTAGATGAACCTACAACCGGGCTTGACCCTCAATCGAGAAGAAATATTTGGGATATAGTGTTGGAGTTAAAACATCAGGGTAAAACTATAGTTTTAACTACACACTATATGGAAGAAGCTGAATATTTAGCAGATAGTGTTCAAATAATAGATCATGGTAAGATAATTGCAAAAGGTACAGTTGATAAATTGATAAAATTATTAAATAAGGAATCGGTAATAGTGTTTAAAAGTAGTAATAATAAAATATTTGAAGAAAAATTTAATGGTGTTATTTTTGATGAAAAAGTAGAAATTAAAACAGATAATGTTGAAGATACTCTGTTTAATATAATGAGTTTTTCAAAAGATAAAGATATATATCTGGATGATATAGTTATAAGAAAACCAAACTTAGAAGATGTGTTTTTAAACCTTACAGGGCGAACTTTACGAGAATAA
- a CDS encoding inorganic phosphate transporter encodes MALAIGANDVANSMATAVGAKAITPKQAVVIAGVLEFVGATFFGKQVTDTIRKGILHLDILADPKLVIWGSMAALLGATIWLAIATYKSWPVSTTHSIVGGMVGYGIAAGGLAVVNWSKIITITLSWIISPLVGLAVSFAMFKAISATILHSKNIKKNSKIWIPFFLGLAAFIIGLSFIVKTLHIPITFKAILYAILFGIFMSLIIMIYIIIKLKNVSDDPYVYVEEIFRKSQVVTSCYVALAHGANDVANAIGPVAAIYAAVVTGTVGAKAEIPRYILALGGLGIAIGVAIWGSRVMKTVGTEITELNNSRGFAIDFSTATTVLLASNMGMPISTTHTVVGSVIGNGLARGTGSINLGVIKDIFVSWFLTVPAAAIVSYILFKVFALFF; translated from the coding sequence ATGGCATTAGCAATTGGTGCCAATGATGTTGCTAATTCTATGGCTACCGCTGTTGGAGCTAAAGCCATAACTCCTAAACAGGCTGTTGTAATTGCTGGTGTGTTGGAATTCGTTGGAGCCACGTTTTTCGGAAAACAAGTTACAGACACTATAAGGAAAGGAATCCTACATTTAGACATTTTAGCAGATCCAAAACTGGTTATATGGGGTTCTATGGCTGCTTTACTTGGTGCTACTATATGGCTTGCAATTGCAACATATAAATCGTGGCCTGTTTCAACAACACATTCAATCGTTGGTGGAATGGTTGGTTATGGTATTGCCGCAGGTGGGCTTGCAGTAGTTAACTGGTCTAAAATCATTACCATTACCTTAAGCTGGATCATTTCTCCTTTAGTTGGTTTAGCAGTTTCATTTGCAATGTTTAAAGCTATTTCTGCAACTATTCTTCATAGTAAAAATATCAAGAAAAACTCCAAAATTTGGATTCCATTCTTTCTTGGATTAGCTGCATTTATCATAGGTCTTTCTTTTATAGTAAAAACACTTCATATTCCGATAACCTTTAAAGCTATATTATATGCTATACTTTTTGGAATATTTATGTCTTTAATAATTATGATTTATATAATAATAAAATTGAAAAATGTTTCAGATGATCCTTATGTATATGTTGAGGAAATATTCAGAAAATCTCAGGTTGTTACTTCATGTTATGTTGCATTAGCCCATGGTGCCAATGATGTTGCTAATGCAATTGGTCCCGTAGCTGCTATATATGCTGCTGTAGTAACAGGTACAGTTGGTGCCAAAGCTGAAATTCCAAGATATATTCTCGCATTAGGTGGTTTAGGTATAGCTATAGGTGTTGCAATATGGGGAAGCAGAGTAATGAAAACAGTTGGAACAGAAATTACAGAGTTAAACAATTCAAGAGGATTCGCAATAGACTTTTCAACCGCAACAACAGTATTATTAGCTTCAAATATGGGAATGCCAATATCAACAACACATACAGTAGTTGGTTCTGTTATAGGAAATGGGTTAGCCAGAGGTACCGGTTCAATTAACCTGGGAGTTATCAAAGACATATTTGTTTCATGGTTTTTAACAGTTCCAGCAGCTGCTATTGTGTCTTATATATTATTTAAAGTTTTCGCTTTATTCTTCTGA
- a CDS encoding metal-dependent hydrolase, whose protein sequence is MKVYFLGHAVVYIEASKKILIDPFLNGNPQATKKISDFKELDYILITHGHLDHMGDVVEIARNTQATVISNFEIINYLEKKGVKNLHPMHIGGRKEFDFGSIKMTPALHGSGIIEGDDIIYGGNPGGFIVKIDGKKIYHSGDTGLTKDMELLDLENIDLAFLPIGGNFVMDVEDAVIAAKMIKPKIVVPFHYNTWEIINADSNAFKTKVESLNIKCKILKPGDYIEF, encoded by the coding sequence ATGAAAGTATATTTTTTAGGTCACGCTGTTGTATATATTGAAGCAAGTAAAAAAATATTAATAGATCCATTTTTGAATGGCAATCCTCAAGCTACTAAAAAAATATCAGATTTTAAAGAATTAGATTATATACTTATAACTCATGGACATTTGGATCATATGGGTGATGTGGTAGAAATAGCCAGAAATACTCAAGCTACTGTTATTTCTAACTTTGAAATAATAAATTATCTTGAAAAAAAAGGAGTAAAAAATTTACATCCCATGCATATTGGTGGAAGAAAGGAGTTTGATTTCGGAAGTATTAAAATGACTCCTGCTTTACATGGTTCTGGAATTATAGAGGGCGACGATATTATTTATGGTGGTAATCCTGGTGGGTTTATAGTAAAAATTGATGGAAAAAAAATATATCACTCAGGAGATACCGGATTAACAAAAGATATGGAATTATTGGATTTAGAGAATATAGACCTTGCATTTTTGCCTATTGGAGGTAACTTCGTTATGGATGTTGAAGATGCCGTTATTGCAGCTAAAATGATTAAACCTAAAATAGTTGTTCCCTTTCATTACAATACATGGGAAATAATTAATGCTGATTCAAATGCATTTAAAACCAAGGTTGAAAGCTTAAATATTAAATGTAAAATATTAAAACCTGGAGATTATATAGAATTTTAA
- a CDS encoding J domain-containing protein — protein MESLLTFIGLLVVISIFFRFIGLIFAMMFRYPILFLFGIFGIYFIFRNMRFKFYTYRRYYNQNRNYNDTSQHSYGSQNYYELRQKYDYYRNLFNLPENYTKDELKKKFRELTKKYHPDKCQEDKEKCEERFKKINEAYEFLLKYAK, from the coding sequence ATGGAAAGTTTATTAACCTTTATCGGATTATTAGTTGTTATATCAATATTTTTCAGATTTATTGGACTAATTTTTGCTATGATGTTTAGATATCCTATATTATTTCTTTTTGGAATATTCGGAATATACTTTATATTCAGAAATATGAGATTCAAATTTTACACTTATAGACGATACTACAACCAAAATAGAAATTACAATGACACTTCTCAACATTCATATGGTTCACAAAACTACTATGAGTTGAGGCAGAAATATGATTATTACAGAAATTTATTCAATTTACCAGAAAATTACACTAAAGATGAATTAAAAAAGAAATTCAGAGAGTTAACAAAAAAATATCATCCTGATAAATGTCAAGAAGATAAAGAAAAATGCGAAGAGAGATTTAAAAAAATAAATGAAGCTTATGAATTTTTATTAAAATATGCAAAATAA
- a CDS encoding calcium/sodium antiporter: MILDIILIIIGMLLLIKGADYLIEGSVGFSRKIGVSELFTGLTLVAFGTSAPELFVSISAALNGSAGIALGNVIGSNITNIALILGLSLMIKKSSIPKSTLAYEIPFVILISLTLLFMLLDGNSSLSNFDGFILLTYLIIFIAYMYNMAKNDKTIQEQLLEEIHEVKTDEISWNKIVFLVLLGIVMLAIGGEITVRGASDFAKILGLTETLIGVTIIAIGTSLPELVTSIIAAQKGTNDILIGNLIGSNAFNILVVLGITASIHPVIPDRSVIFDAYYMVGVVFLTEIFLFKKREAGFWKGLILLLSYIFYILINIKLG; the protein is encoded by the coding sequence TTGATTTTAGATATAATCCTTATTATAATTGGAATGTTATTGTTGATAAAAGGTGCAGATTATCTAATTGAAGGATCTGTTGGATTTTCAAGAAAAATCGGAGTTTCAGAATTATTCACAGGCCTTACATTAGTAGCTTTTGGAACAAGTGCGCCTGAATTATTTGTTAGTATTAGTGCTGCTTTAAACGGTTCTGCTGGCATTGCCCTTGGAAATGTAATAGGAAGTAATATTACCAATATAGCTTTAATTTTAGGATTATCATTAATGATTAAAAAAAGTTCCATTCCAAAAAGCACACTTGCATATGAAATCCCTTTTGTAATATTAATATCACTAACTTTATTATTTATGTTATTAGATGGAAATAGTTCTCTTTCAAATTTTGATGGTTTTATTTTACTAACCTATTTGATTATATTCATAGCATATATGTATAATATGGCAAAAAATGATAAAACTATTCAGGAACAATTGTTAGAAGAAATACATGAAGTCAAAACAGATGAAATTTCATGGAATAAAATTGTATTTCTTGTTTTACTTGGAATTGTTATGCTTGCAATAGGCGGCGAAATAACCGTAAGAGGTGCTTCAGATTTCGCAAAAATTCTCGGCTTAACAGAAACACTAATCGGTGTAACAATTATTGCAATTGGAACATCTTTACCAGAATTAGTAACAAGTATTATTGCAGCCCAAAAAGGAACAAATGATATTTTAATAGGTAATCTTATAGGATCAAATGCCTTTAATATTCTTGTTGTTTTAGGAATAACTGCAAGTATTCATCCTGTAATTCCTGATAGAAGCGTTATATTTGATGCTTATTATATGGTTGGAGTTGTCTTTCTTACAGAAATATTTTTATTCAAAAAAAGAGAAGCTGGTTTCTGGAAAGGTTTGATTTTATTATTATCTTATATTTTTTATATTCTTATAAACATAAAATTAGGATAA